The Sphaerospermopsis torques-reginae ITEP-024 genome has a window encoding:
- the sufB gene encoding Fe-S cluster assembly protein SufB: MSASVKTLVNQPYKYGFVTDIETDTIPRGLNEDVIRLISAKKEEPEFMLEFRLRAYRQWLKMTEPTWPHVKYPPINYQDIIYYSAPKQKKEKLNSLDEVDPTLLETFEKLGIPLNEQKRLTNVAVDAIFDSVSVATTYKEKLAKDGIIFCSISEALREHPELVKKYLGSVVPIADNYFAALNSAVFSDGSFVYIPKGVKSPMELSTYFRINSGDTGQFERTLIIAEDDSYVSYLEGCTAPMYDSNQLHAAVVELVALNNAEIKYSTVQNWYAGDENGKGGIYNFVTKRGLCQGVNSKISWTQVETGSAITWKYPSCVLVGDNSVGEFYSVALTNNMQQADTGTKMIHIGKNTRSTIISKGISAGKSSNSYRGLVKINPTATGARNYSQCDSMLIGDNAQANTFPYIQVQNNTGKVEHEASTSKIGEDQLFFFAQRGISAEDAISMMISGFCKDVFNQLPMEFAVEADKLLSLKLEGSVG; this comes from the coding sequence ATGAGCGCATCCGTCAAAACCTTAGTTAACCAACCTTACAAGTACGGTTTTGTCACCGACATCGAAACCGACACCATCCCTCGTGGACTAAATGAAGACGTTATTCGCTTAATTTCCGCGAAAAAAGAAGAACCGGAATTTATGCTGGAATTTCGTCTTCGTGCCTACCGTCAATGGTTGAAGATGACAGAACCTACATGGCCTCATGTCAAGTATCCACCTATTAATTATCAGGATATCATTTATTATTCCGCACCGAAACAAAAGAAAGAAAAACTCAACAGTTTAGATGAAGTTGATCCCACTTTATTGGAAACCTTCGAGAAATTAGGTATTCCTTTAAATGAACAAAAAAGATTAACTAACGTTGCTGTTGATGCAATTTTTGACAGTGTTTCTGTAGCGACTACTTATAAAGAAAAACTCGCTAAAGATGGCATTATTTTCTGTTCTATTTCTGAAGCATTACGGGAACATCCAGAGTTAGTGAAAAAATATCTGGGTAGTGTTGTTCCTATTGCTGATAATTATTTCGCGGCTTTAAATTCCGCAGTATTCAGTGATGGTTCTTTTGTTTATATTCCCAAAGGTGTAAAATCACCAATGGAATTGTCAACTTATTTCCGCATTAATTCCGGTGATACAGGACAGTTTGAAAGAACCTTAATTATCGCCGAAGATGATAGTTATGTTTCCTATTTAGAAGGTTGTACAGCACCCATGTATGACAGCAATCAATTACACGCTGCGGTTGTAGAATTGGTAGCTTTAAATAATGCGGAAATTAAATATTCTACTGTTCAAAACTGGTACGCTGGGGATGAAAATGGTAAAGGTGGAATTTATAATTTCGTAACCAAGCGCGGTTTGTGTCAAGGTGTCAATTCTAAGATTTCTTGGACTCAAGTAGAAACCGGTTCTGCTATTACTTGGAAGTATCCTAGCTGTGTGTTAGTTGGTGATAATTCTGTGGGTGAGTTCTACTCTGTTGCATTAACAAATAATATGCAGCAAGCTGATACTGGCACTAAGATGATTCATATTGGTAAAAACACTCGCAGTACAATTATTTCTAAAGGTATTTCTGCTGGAAAATCTAGTAATAGTTATCGCGGTTTGGTGAAGATTAATCCCACTGCGACGGGTGCGAGAAATTATTCTCAATGTGATTCAATGTTGATTGGTGATAATGCACAGGCTAATACTTTTCCTTATATTCAAGTTCAGAATAATACTGGAAAGGTTGAGCATGAAGCGTCTACTTCTAAGATTGGTGAAGATCAATTATTCTTTTTTGCTCAACGTGGTATTTCAGCAGAAGATGCTATTTCTATGATGATTAGCGGTTTCTGTAAGGATGTTTTTAATCAGTTACCAATGGAGTTTGCTGTTGAGGCTGATAAGTTGTTGAGTTTGAAGTTGGAAGGTAGTGTTGGTTAA
- a CDS encoding SufS family cysteine desulfurase gives MTFTSTKTLAEKVRKDFPILNEKVHDKPLIYLDNAATSQKPTAVLNAWRDYYEKYNSNVHRGAHYLSAKATDAYEAARDKVANFINAKSRQEIVYTRNASEAINLVAYSWGMNNLQPGDEIILSVMEHHSNIVPWQFVAQKTGAVLKFVELTPEETFDFEQFKKLISEKTKLVSIVHISNTLGCINPVKEIAEITHKYGAKFLMDACQSVPHTPINVQEIDCDWLVASGHKMLAPTGIGFLYGKLELLEAMPPFFGGGEMIAEVYLDHSTYAELPHKFEAGTPAIGEAIALGAAIDYLTNIGMDKIHAYEAELTAYLFEQLAQIPQIRIYGPKPDVNGEGRAALAAFTASEVHANDLATLLDQEGVAIRSGHHCTQPLHRHLGLAGTARVSLSFYNTREEIDVFIKALKETLDFFASVFGE, from the coding sequence ATGACATTCACATCCACCAAAACCCTAGCCGAAAAAGTTCGTAAAGACTTCCCAATTCTTAACGAAAAAGTCCACGACAAACCCCTTATTTACCTCGACAACGCCGCCACATCCCAAAAACCAACAGCAGTATTAAACGCATGGCGTGATTATTACGAAAAATACAACTCAAACGTTCATCGCGGCGCACATTATTTAAGTGCCAAAGCTACCGACGCTTACGAAGCAGCAAGAGACAAAGTAGCTAATTTTATTAACGCCAAATCTCGCCAAGAAATAGTTTACACCCGCAACGCCAGCGAAGCAATAAACCTAGTCGCTTACAGTTGGGGAATGAACAACTTACAACCGGGAGACGAAATAATTCTCTCAGTAATGGAACACCATAGCAATATAGTTCCTTGGCAATTTGTCGCTCAAAAAACAGGTGCAGTTTTAAAATTTGTCGAACTCACACCAGAAGAAACATTTGATTTTGAACAGTTTAAAAAACTGATTTCTGAAAAAACAAAACTTGTTTCTATAGTTCATATTTCTAATACATTAGGCTGCATAAATCCTGTTAAAGAAATTGCCGAAATTACTCACAAATACGGTGCGAAATTCTTAATGGATGCTTGCCAAAGTGTCCCCCATACTCCTATTAATGTCCAAGAAATTGACTGTGATTGGTTGGTAGCTTCTGGACATAAAATGTTAGCGCCCACTGGTATTGGTTTCTTATATGGGAAATTAGAATTATTAGAAGCAATGCCGCCATTTTTTGGTGGTGGAGAAATGATTGCAGAGGTGTATTTAGACCATTCCACCTATGCAGAATTACCCCACAAATTTGAAGCCGGTACACCTGCTATTGGGGAAGCGATCGCCCTGGGTGCAGCCATAGATTATTTAACTAATATAGGTATGGATAAAATTCATGCCTACGAAGCCGAATTAACAGCCTATTTATTTGAGCAATTAGCCCAAATACCTCAAATTAGAATCTACGGACCAAAACCCGATGTTAACGGCGAAGGTAGAGCCGCTTTAGCCGCTTTTACAGCTTCCGAAGTTCACGCCAATGATTTAGCAACTTTGTTAGATCAAGAAGGTGTAGCGATCCGTTCTGGACATCATTGTACACAACCTTTACACCGTCATTTAGGTTTAGCGGGAACAGCAAGAGTGAGTTTATCTTTTTACAATACCCGTGAAGAAATTGATGTTTTTATTAAGGCTTTGAAGGAAACTTTAGATTTCTTTGCAAGTGTGTTTGGTGAATAG
- the sufD gene encoding Fe-S cluster assembly protein SufD encodes MTIEVNVETFHETSLQPNLLDRDAFLTGLLNQFSASEKSGWVQQSKNDAVKWVRHSVIPNTRDEEWRFTDLSPLKKVTFNSVGTIHELSLTDDFVLPEVAHRLVFVNGVFAANLSNTENLPAGLKVGNLDVLGDDVAEKYLAQSEGTRDVFTALNTAGLNDVAVVLVGKNVIVENPIHLLFISVAAEGAIISQPRCLVVAESNSQLSLIEEFITGNGEYLTGKMPVPQEQQVYFNNSVTEIWVNENAQVNHNRIVLESNAAFHIGKTAVTQARYSRYTCNAVTVGGKISRHNLDILQTGEQTETTLNGLTVIADKQLADTHSAISLNHPHGVSKQLHKCIIGDRAHGVFNGKIFVPKPAQLTDAAQLNRNLLLSSKARIDTKPQLEITADNVKCAHGATVSQLEDDEIFYLQSRGIDETDARKLLVNAFAAEIINLIPVSSLREKLIKTVITITNK; translated from the coding sequence ATGACTATTGAAGTTAATGTAGAGACGTTTCATGAAACGTCTCTACAACCAAATTTGTTAGACAGAGATGCTTTTTTAACTGGTTTATTAAATCAGTTTTCTGCATCTGAAAAAAGCGGTTGGGTACAACAAAGTAAGAATGATGCTGTTAAGTGGGTGCGCCATTCTGTTATTCCCAACACCCGCGATGAAGAATGGCGTTTTACTGATTTATCTCCACTGAAAAAGGTAACATTTAATAGTGTAGGGACAATTCATGAATTATCCCTAACAGATGATTTTGTTTTACCTGAAGTTGCTCACCGTTTGGTTTTTGTGAATGGTGTTTTTGCAGCGAATTTATCTAATACTGAAAATTTACCTGCTGGTTTAAAGGTTGGTAATTTGGATGTTTTAGGTGATGATGTTGCCGAAAAATATCTAGCACAGTCTGAGGGTACACGGGATGTTTTTACTGCTCTGAATACTGCTGGTTTAAATGATGTCGCAGTGGTTTTGGTGGGTAAAAATGTAATCGTTGAAAATCCCATTCATTTGTTATTTATTTCTGTTGCTGCTGAAGGTGCTATTATTTCTCAACCTCGTTGTTTAGTGGTTGCTGAAAGTAACTCTCAGTTGAGTTTAATTGAAGAGTTTATCACAGGTAATGGAGAATATTTAACAGGCAAGATGCCTGTTCCACAAGAGCAGCAAGTTTACTTTAATAATAGTGTGACAGAAATCTGGGTAAATGAAAATGCTCAGGTTAATCACAATAGAATTGTGTTAGAAAGTAATGCTGCTTTTCACATTGGCAAAACTGCGGTAACACAAGCGCGGTATAGTCGTTATACTTGTAATGCTGTGACAGTTGGTGGTAAAATTTCCCGTCATAATTTGGATATTTTACAAACTGGTGAGCAGACAGAAACCACACTCAATGGTTTAACAGTTATTGCTGATAAACAGTTAGCTGATACTCACAGTGCTATATCTTTAAATCATCCTCATGGTGTGAGTAAACAACTACATAAGTGCATTATAGGCGATCGCGCTCATGGAGTTTTCAACGGTAAAATTTTCGTACCCAAACCCGCACAATTAACCGACGCAGCACAATTAAACCGCAACTTATTGTTATCATCAAAAGCCAGAATTGACACCAAACCCCAACTAGAAATTACCGCAGATAACGTCAAATGCGCTCATGGTGCAACAGTCAGTCAACTAGAAGACGATGAAATCTTCTATTTGCAAAGTCGCGGAATAGATGAAACCGACGCACGCAAACTATTAGTTAACGCCTTCGCAGCAGAAATTATCAACCTAATTCCTGTTTCATCCTTGCGAGAAAAACTAATAAAAACCGTCATCACCATCACCAACAAATAA
- a CDS encoding tetratricopeptide repeat protein, protein MLHKQTSFLVAVLLLGSFVTAVPVKAESAEVLVAQANDARLRQLLEEGRRLVDTGDYNGAIAVYQEAAKLAPRNARIHSGIGFLYAQQGNFQLALTAYRRAIALDGNNSDFYYAVGYIKGNLGDTNGAKEAYRRAIQLNRSNFNAYLGLGVTQTALGDYTSAMWAFEEAIKLNRNNPRTYELMGSMFKQRRQTQQASTALRQALSLYRSSNDAEGANRVENMLREIGG, encoded by the coding sequence ATGCTACACAAACAAACATCATTTTTAGTGGCTGTTCTATTATTAGGAAGTTTCGTGACTGCTGTTCCTGTAAAGGCTGAAAGTGCGGAAGTATTAGTTGCACAAGCTAATGATGCTAGGTTAAGGCAATTGTTGGAAGAAGGGCGGAGACTGGTGGATACGGGGGATTATAATGGGGCGATCGCTGTCTATCAGGAAGCAGCAAAATTAGCTCCCAGAAATGCGAGAATTCATTCTGGAATTGGGTTCTTATATGCTCAACAAGGTAATTTTCAGTTAGCTTTAACTGCTTATCGTCGTGCGATCGCCCTAGATGGTAATAATAGTGACTTTTATTACGCTGTAGGTTATATCAAAGGTAATTTAGGAGACACCAACGGAGCAAAAGAAGCTTATCGTCGAGCTATCCAGCTAAACCGTAGCAATTTTAATGCTTATTTAGGTTTAGGTGTCACACAAACTGCTTTAGGTGATTATACTTCAGCGATGTGGGCTTTTGAAGAAGCAATTAAATTAAACCGTAACAATCCACGTACTTATGAATTGATGGGTTCAATGTTCAAACAACGTAGACAAACTCAACAGGCCAGCACTGCTTTAAGACAAGCTCTTAGTTTATATCGCAGTAGTAATGATGCAGAAGGCGCAAACAGAGTAGAAAATATGCTCAGAGAGATCGGAGGTTAA
- a CDS encoding DUF4336 domain-containing protein: protein MNTQGIENQQNLSWSFWPILPLYPYGKRKTLCREIIKDTLWIFDQLQGILYTIVPVRMTIIKLQEGGLLVYAPVAPTPECINLVKELEQKHGEVKYIILPTSSGLEHKIFVGPFARKFPQALVYVAPHQWSIPFNLPLSWLGFPQKRTLFLSVNHQNNPFGNEFEYAILDINLGKGSFQEVALLHKPSRTLLLTDTILSITQEPPEILQIDPYPLLFHARENAQETITDNAENRHRGWQRIALFAIYFRPSAVKISQLGEIWKDAKQAPDRSHKAYFGFFPFKWDENWQDTFTALSGNGRPFVAPILQILILPQGAREAIEWADKIATWDFQQIISCHFDAPIKATPEQFRQAFSFLEQQPKASYQQPLLKEDLRFIQELEASLVKRGIATPQKERV from the coding sequence ATGAATACTCAGGGAATAGAAAATCAGCAAAATTTGTCATGGTCTTTTTGGCCTATTTTACCTCTGTATCCCTACGGAAAAAGAAAGACTTTATGCCGAGAAATTATCAAAGATACCCTATGGATATTTGATCAATTACAAGGCATTTTGTACACAATTGTACCAGTTCGTATGACCATAATTAAGCTACAGGAAGGCGGACTTTTAGTTTATGCACCTGTAGCACCCACCCCAGAATGTATCAATTTAGTAAAGGAATTGGAACAAAAACATGGGGAAGTAAAATATATAATTTTACCTACTAGTTCCGGTTTAGAACATAAAATATTTGTCGGTCCTTTTGCCAGAAAATTTCCCCAGGCTTTAGTTTATGTTGCTCCCCATCAATGGAGTATTCCTTTTAATCTTCCCCTCAGTTGGTTAGGTTTTCCGCAAAAACGGACATTATTTTTATCAGTAAATCATCAAAATAACCCCTTTGGTAATGAATTTGAATATGCTATTTTAGATATCAATTTAGGTAAAGGTTCTTTCCAAGAAGTTGCATTATTACATAAACCATCTCGCACTTTATTATTAACAGATACCATACTTTCTATTACTCAAGAACCACCAGAAATTTTACAAATAGATCCCTATCCTTTACTATTTCATGCTAGGGAAAATGCACAAGAAACAATTACAGATAATGCTGAAAACCGTCATCGTGGTTGGCAAAGAATAGCTTTATTTGCAATTTATTTTCGTCCCAGTGCAGTCAAAATTTCTCAACTTGGGGAAATTTGGAAAGATGCCAAACAAGCACCTGATCGTTCACATAAAGCATACTTTGGTTTTTTCCCCTTTAAATGGGATGAAAATTGGCAAGATACCTTTACAGCATTATCTGGTAATGGTCGTCCTTTTGTTGCCCCAATTTTACAAATTCTCATCCTTCCTCAAGGAGCAAGAGAAGCAATAGAATGGGCTGATAAAATTGCAACTTGGGATTTTCAACAAATAATTTCTTGTCATTTTGATGCACCTATTAAAGCTACTCCTGAACAATTTCGACAAGCATTTAGTTTTTTAGAACAGCAACCAAAAGCAAGTTATCAGCAACCTTTATTAAAGGAAGATTTGCGTTTTATTCAAGAATTAGAAGCTAGTTTAGTTAAACGTGGTATTGCTACACCTCAAAAGGAAAGGGTGTAA
- a CDS encoding serine/threonine protein kinase translates to MVWQKGYKLQGGRYVIEKVLGEGGFGITYQAQHTLLKQWVVIKTPNESLKNDSEYPNYVKRFIQEGRKLAKLSQQPHPNIVRVTELFEEGKTYCLVMDFVPGESLFNLVQKQGALPELEAVGYIKQIGGALIFVHHQGLVHRDAHPGNIMVQKNGKAVLIDFGIAGEIIPHDGYFTSHHPANIAFAPYEQMGGNRQVTIDVYTLAASLYYAVTGKRPESSLDRKLYNKPLISPNKYVIGISDELNLAILKGMNLEPEYRPQSMREWLKLLPDFSHQVYQVSQKIEHQTIRTEKTFPVIVGVNKNGKINNIPWDFLKLIGLCYSIMGFLLASSPWYYSAFACFLGLNLAFISALILVLNKPLTYFSSTWYIALLLKFALQMVLSLPMMLAILGPIFLSIGSIEGKGEGSIAGLAGIIIFCINIVLIFIYVPITKKLENYLSKLHQFLILLSTSWLGIFLGWLFYQLFPVFTLLS, encoded by the coding sequence ATGGTTTGGCAAAAGGGGTATAAATTACAGGGTGGGAGATACGTGATAGAAAAAGTCCTGGGAGAAGGTGGTTTCGGGATTACATATCAAGCACAACATACACTTTTAAAACAGTGGGTAGTAATAAAAACCCCCAATGAAAGCCTAAAAAATGATTCTGAATACCCCAATTATGTCAAAAGATTTATTCAAGAAGGACGCAAATTAGCAAAACTTTCTCAACAACCACACCCGAATATTGTCCGTGTAACTGAATTATTTGAAGAAGGTAAAACATATTGTTTAGTAATGGACTTTGTACCCGGTGAAAGTTTATTTAATTTAGTCCAAAAACAGGGAGCATTACCAGAATTAGAAGCGGTAGGATATATAAAACAAATTGGAGGGGCTTTAATTTTTGTTCATCATCAGGGTTTAGTTCATCGGGATGCACACCCTGGTAATATTATGGTACAAAAAAATGGTAAAGCTGTATTAATTGACTTTGGAATTGCAGGGGAAATAATTCCCCACGATGGATATTTTACTTCTCATCATCCTGCTAATATTGCTTTTGCACCTTATGAACAAATGGGAGGTAATAGACAAGTAACGATTGATGTTTATACTCTTGCTGCTTCTTTATATTATGCGGTTACAGGTAAACGTCCTGAAAGTTCGCTAGATAGAAAGTTGTATAATAAACCGTTAATTTCTCCTAATAAATATGTTATTGGTATTAGTGATGAGTTGAATTTGGCAATACTTAAAGGTATGAATTTAGAGCCGGAATATCGTCCGCAGTCTATGAGAGAATGGTTAAAGTTATTGCCTGATTTTAGTCATCAGGTTTATCAGGTTAGTCAGAAAATAGAACATCAAACTATTAGGACTGAGAAAACATTTCCTGTCATTGTAGGTGTTAATAAAAATGGCAAAATCAATAATATTCCTTGGGATTTCTTAAAATTAATAGGTTTATGTTATTCAATAATGGGATTTTTATTAGCATCTTCTCCTTGGTATTATTCAGCTTTCGCTTGTTTCTTAGGTTTGAATTTGGCTTTTATCTCTGCTTTGATTTTAGTGTTAAATAAACCATTGACCTATTTTTCATCAACTTGGTACATAGCTTTGCTTTTAAAGTTTGCTTTGCAGATGGTTTTGAGTTTACCTATGATGTTAGCTATTTTGGGACCTATTTTTTTATCTATTGGATCAATTGAAGGTAAAGGAGAGGGTTCTATTGCTGGTTTAGCTGGTATTATTATTTTTTGTATTAATATTGTATTGATTTTCATTTATGTTCCAATTACTAAAAAGTTAGAAAATTATTTAAGCAAATTGCATCAATTTTTAATTTTACTTAGCACTTCTTGGTTAGGCATATTTTTAGGCTGGTTATTTTATCAACTCTTCCCAGTATTTACATTATTATCTTGA
- the sufR gene encoding iron-sulfur cluster biosynthesis transcriptional regulator SufR → MATTQQSSTKQDILEYLLKHSQATALELAEILKVSPQAIRRHLKDLEAEELVIYSIPENSGMGRPQHIYHLSQRGREHLQKSVSGVGGGYGEFAVSLLDTLAETVGREQFKTILQKQWERKALEYRERVGNGSLKERVAALVELRKAEGFMAEFHHVEADTSGGDRFLFMEHTCAISNVAESFPSVCGHELEMFAAILPDCSVERTHWLIHGEHRCGYLVQKR, encoded by the coding sequence ATGGCCACTACCCAGCAGTCCTCTACTAAGCAGGATATCCTAGAGTATCTTTTAAAACACTCACAAGCTACGGCTCTTGAACTTGCGGAAATATTAAAAGTTAGCCCCCAAGCGATTCGTCGCCATTTAAAGGATTTGGAGGCTGAAGAATTAGTGATATATTCTATACCGGAAAATTCTGGTATGGGTAGACCCCAACATATATATCATTTAAGTCAACGGGGAAGAGAACACTTACAAAAGAGTGTTAGCGGTGTCGGTGGTGGTTATGGTGAGTTTGCGGTTTCGCTATTAGATACTTTAGCGGAAACTGTAGGACGTGAGCAATTTAAAACGATTTTACAAAAGCAGTGGGAACGCAAAGCACTGGAATATCGGGAAAGGGTGGGTAATGGTTCTTTAAAGGAACGGGTCGCCGCTTTGGTGGAGTTGCGAAAAGCTGAAGGTTTTATGGCTGAGTTTCACCATGTAGAAGCAGATACTAGCGGTGGTGATAGGTTTTTATTTATGGAACACACCTGCGCTATTTCTAATGTGGCTGAGTCGTTTCCTAGTGTGTGTGGTCATGAGTTAGAAATGTTTGCAGCGATTTTACCAGATTGTAGTGTGGAGAGGACGCATTGGTTAATTCATGGTGAGCATCGTTGTGGGTATTTGGTGCAGAAAAGGTAG
- a CDS encoding YbjQ family protein: MLLSTTDVIQGAVIDSYLGIVTAEVVYGSNFLRDFLASIRDIVGGRSGSYERLFEEGQRKALEQLQQRAQRLGADAVIGIEIDTGTINVDQSGVLLLITATGTAVKMR; this comes from the coding sequence ATGCTTTTAAGTACAACCGATGTCATTCAAGGCGCTGTCATTGATTCATATTTGGGCATTGTCACAGCGGAAGTTGTCTATGGCAGCAATTTTTTGCGGGACTTTTTAGCCAGCATCAGGGATATTGTTGGTGGACGTAGTGGCAGTTACGAGCGTTTATTTGAAGAAGGACAACGGAAAGCACTAGAACAACTACAACAAAGAGCGCAACGTTTAGGGGCGGATGCTGTCATCGGTATAGAAATTGATACAGGAACAATAAATGTTGATCAATCTGGAGTTTTATTATTAATAACTGCCACAGGTACGGCTGTCAAGATGCGTTAG
- a CDS encoding YbhB/YbcL family Raf kinase inhibitor-like protein, with product MKLTSSAFVDNGLIPAKYTCDGADISPPLSWDEIPPNTQSLALIVDDPDAPRMTFVHWVIYDILPSVNQLAEKIPAGKTIAIGGIQGKNDFGKLGYGGPCPPSGTHRYFFHLYALDKKLNLEPGVSKNQILTAMAGHVLAKAELMGKYQRQG from the coding sequence ATGAAATTAACCAGCAGTGCTTTTGTAGATAATGGTTTAATTCCTGCAAAATATACCTGTGATGGTGCAGATATTTCACCACCTTTAAGCTGGGATGAGATTCCTCCAAATACTCAAAGTTTAGCATTAATTGTTGATGATCCAGATGCCCCAAGAATGACCTTTGTGCATTGGGTTATTTATGATATTCTCCCATCAGTTAACCAATTAGCGGAAAAAATTCCTGCGGGTAAAACTATTGCTATTGGTGGAATACAGGGTAAAAATGATTTTGGCAAATTAGGTTATGGTGGTCCTTGTCCTCCTAGTGGAACTCACCGTTATTTTTTCCATCTTTATGCTTTAGATAAAAAGTTGAATTTAGAACCTGGTGTTAGTAAAAATCAAATTTTAACAGCAATGGCAGGTCATGTTTTAGCAAAAGCCGAATTAATGGGAAAATATCAACGTCAGGGTTAA
- a CDS encoding type II toxin-antitoxin system PemK/MazF family toxin produces MEGSIEHLIKGDVISIPFPFSDTSTTKKRPALVIAESDNNNIIICPITSKPGRDYEIKLEDQDFRVGKLNLSPCYIRPNIIATVDKSNVIRYIGKLKDDKINQVISTIIEIIEKPSSPPPASKAWERSKKPK; encoded by the coding sequence ATGGAAGGATCTATAGAACATTTAATTAAAGGTGATGTGATATCTATTCCTTTTCCTTTCTCTGATACATCTACCACAAAAAAACGACCAGCTTTAGTGATAGCAGAATCAGACAATAATAATATTATAATTTGTCCTATTACCAGTAAACCAGGACGAGATTATGAAATTAAATTAGAAGATCAAGATTTTAGAGTAGGTAAATTAAATTTAAGTCCTTGTTATATTCGCCCTAATATTATTGCTACAGTTGATAAAAGTAACGTAATTCGGTACATTGGAAAACTCAAAGATGATAAAATTAATCAAGTGATTAGTACAATTATTGAAATTATAGAAAAACCATCATCACCACCACCAGCATCAAAAGCATGGGAAAGAAGCAAAAAACCAAAATGA
- the sufC gene encoding Fe-S cluster assembly ATPase SufC yields the protein MIVENSELILSVKDLKADVDGTPILKGLNLDVRAGEIHAIMGPNGSGKSTFSKVLAGHPAYSVTGGEVIFQGENLLEMEAEERARSGVFLAFQYPLEIPGVSNLDFLRVAYNSKRKAQGLEEVDAFDFDDLVEEKLDVVKMNPAFLNRSVNEGFSGGEKKRNEILQMAILEPKLAILDETDSGLDIDALKIVANGVNQLTNAENATIMITHYQRLLDYIVPDFVHVMAQGRIIRSGGKELALELESRGYDWVLEEALGVGV from the coding sequence ATGATTGTTGAGAATAGTGAGTTGATTTTGTCTGTTAAGGATTTGAAGGCTGATGTTGATGGTACTCCTATTTTGAAGGGTTTGAATTTGGATGTTCGCGCTGGTGAAATTCACGCGATTATGGGTCCAAATGGTTCTGGTAAGAGTACGTTTTCTAAGGTTTTGGCTGGACATCCTGCTTATTCTGTGACTGGTGGTGAGGTGATTTTCCAAGGTGAAAATTTACTGGAAATGGAGGCGGAGGAAAGAGCTAGAAGTGGTGTGTTTTTGGCTTTTCAATATCCTTTGGAAATTCCTGGTGTGAGCAATTTGGATTTTTTACGGGTTGCTTATAATTCAAAGAGAAAAGCGCAGGGTTTGGAAGAGGTTGACGCTTTCGATTTTGATGATTTGGTTGAGGAAAAGTTGGATGTTGTGAAAATGAATCCTGCTTTTCTGAATCGCAGTGTGAATGAAGGTTTTTCTGGTGGTGAGAAAAAGCGGAATGAAATTCTGCAAATGGCTATTTTAGAACCTAAGTTAGCTATTTTGGATGAAACTGATTCTGGTTTAGATATTGATGCTCTGAAAATTGTGGCTAATGGTGTGAATCAGTTAACTAATGCTGAAAATGCCACAATTATGATTACTCACTATCAGCGTCTTCTTGATTATATTGTCCCTGATTTTGTTCATGTGATGGCACAAGGACGGATTATTAGAAGCGGTGGTAAGGAATTGGCTTTAGAGTTAGAATCTCGCGGTTATGATTGGGTATTGGAAGAAGCTTTAGGTGTAGGTGTGTAA